The Populus trichocarpa isolate Nisqually-1 chromosome 2, P.trichocarpa_v4.1, whole genome shotgun sequence genome has a window encoding:
- the LOC7463192 gene encoding ABSCISIC ACID-INSENSITIVE 5-like protein 2 — protein sequence MDNNRPLVPSNIGAQGPQFPSLPGQESLYNLTFDEVNDQIGNVRKPLNAVNVDELRNVISVEESQLLQNPPSSSSSSSSSSTFLFLGNYNLNGTSSRKTIDDMWKEIANEEHVNVFDNQIVRQQLGETTLEDFLVRAGVINKGNQNEVFSHQPIMEVDPMVVGSQQTDLLPFQMASVQQQQQQQMTLLDSNFHMFEAVSDQNPVVDVGYSDNRLPMPMPVSAMSATSSDSRVAAEKQCRYTDEMMKKTIERRQNRMIKNRESAARSRAKKQAYTSQLEHAVFHSRKTNNRLKKEKELEIIFLSSDQAPVPRFQLRRTSSASF from the exons ATGGATAATAATAGACCTTTGGTGCCATCAAATATTGGAGCCCAGGGGCCACAATTCCCATCTCTGCCTGGACAGGAGTCCTTGTACAATCTCACATTTGATGAGGTGAATGATCAGATCGGAAATGTAAGGAAGCCTTTGAATGCTGTGAATGTTGATGAGCTAAGAAATGTGATATCCGTTGAAGAGAGTCAGCTGTTGCAAAATCCTCCTTCGTCTTCGTCTTCGTCTTCTTCCTCGTCCACTTTCCTCTTTCTTGGGAATTATAATCTTAACGGAACATCAAGTAGGAAAACTATCGATGATATGTGGAAGGAAATTGCCAACGAAGAACATGTAAACGTCTTCGATAACCAAATAGTTCGGCAACAACTTGGCGAAACTACACTTGAGGATTTTCTAGTTCGCGCGGGTGTAATCaacaaaggaaatcaaaatgaaGTATTTAGTCATCAACCAATTATGGAGGTTGATCCAATGGTTGTGGGGTCACAGCAGACAGATTTGTTACCATTTCAGATGGCTTctgtgcagcagcagcagcagcaacagatGACATTGTTGGACTCAAATTTTCATATGTTTGAAGCTGTTTCTGATCAGAACCCTGTTGTGGATGTTGGATACTCGGATAACCGACTGCCTATGCCTATGCCAGTGTCAGCAATGTCAGCAACATCTTCAGATTCTCGGGTGGCTGCTGAAAAGCAGTGTCGTTATACAGatgagatgatgaagaagactATTGAGAGGAGGCAGAATAGGATGATCAAGAATCGAGAGTCGGCAGCAAGGTCAAGAGCAAAGAAACAG GCTTATACCAGCCAGTTGGAGCATGCAGTGTTtcattcaagaaaaacaaataacaggcTCAAGAAGGAAAAG GAACTGGAGATCATATTCTTATCGTCTGATCAAGCTCCCGTGCCACGATTCCAGCTACGGCGAACCAGCTCAGCTTCATTCTAG